From the Xenorhabdus ishibashii genome, one window contains:
- a CDS encoding YbdD/YjiX family protein — MFGNLGRAGKYLGQAARMLVGVPDYDTYVQHMKENHPDKPYMSYEEFFRERQNARYGGDGKGGMRCC; from the coding sequence ATGTTTGGTAATCTTGGTCGGGCAGGCAAATATTTGGGGCAGGCTGCCCGAATGTTGGTAGGCGTTCCAGACTATGACACATATGTACAGCATATGAAGGAAAACCACCCTGATAAGCCCTATATGTCTTATGAAGAATTTTTTCGTGAACGTCAGAATGCTCGCTATGGCGGCGATGGAAAAGGTGGAATGCGTTGTTGTTAG
- the yjiA gene encoding GTPase — translation MQPISVTILTGFLGSGKTTLLRHILNANHGHKIAVIENEFGEVPIDDELISDRATQIKTLSNGCICCSRSNELEEALLDLLDSMDKGQINFDRLIIECTGMADPGPITQTFFSHEVLCQRFVLDGIITLVDAVHAEKQLDRFSIAQAQVGYADRLLLTKTDVAPVRDALVERLQRINIRAPIHKVIQGEADLDLLFNIEGFMLNDKLTVSTPVFRFVPKQQNLVQSIVINLAYPVELLAVSNLMEELLLSFADNLLRYKGILAIKEESRRLLFQGVQRLYSADWDREWRDDEVRGSVMVFIGTDLPEQKIREKFAKLFE, via the coding sequence ATGCAACCAATATCAGTCACGATCTTAACTGGTTTTTTGGGATCAGGAAAAACGACGCTGTTACGTCATATCCTCAATGCCAATCATGGGCATAAAATAGCCGTGATTGAAAATGAATTTGGCGAAGTCCCTATTGATGATGAATTGATTAGTGATCGCGCAACTCAGATTAAGACTTTAAGCAATGGCTGTATCTGTTGTAGCCGTTCAAATGAGCTGGAAGAAGCTCTATTAGACTTGCTGGATAGCATGGATAAAGGGCAGATCAATTTTGACCGCTTGATTATCGAATGTACAGGCATGGCTGATCCCGGCCCGATCACGCAGACTTTCTTTTCTCATGAAGTTTTGTGCCAGCGTTTTGTACTCGACGGTATCATCACGCTGGTGGATGCGGTTCATGCGGAGAAACAGTTAGATCGTTTTTCCATTGCACAGGCGCAGGTGGGATATGCAGACAGGCTTCTTTTAACGAAAACAGATGTTGCTCCCGTTCGTGATGCTTTAGTTGAACGTTTGCAGCGAATCAATATCAGAGCACCCATTCATAAGGTTATTCAAGGTGAAGCAGATTTAGACTTACTGTTCAATATCGAAGGTTTTATGTTGAATGACAAACTGACGGTTTCGACTCCTGTTTTTCGATTTGTACCCAAACAACAAAACTTGGTTCAGTCGATTGTCATTAATTTAGCGTATCCGGTTGAACTGTTAGCAGTTTCTAACCTGATGGAGGAGCTATTACTGAGTTTCGCGGATAACCTTCTGCGGTACAAAGGAATTCTTGCTATTAAAGAGGAATCACGCCGGTTACTGTTTCAAGGAGTTCAGCGTCTGTATAGCGCGGATTGGGATAGAGAATGGCGCGATGATGAAGTGCGTGGAAGTGTAATGGTTTTTATTGGTACAGATCTGCCAGAACAGAAAATCCGTGAAAAATTTGCGAAATTGTTTGAATAA
- the mutS gene encoding DNA mismatch repair protein MutS: protein MKESPAKDIDSHTPMMQQYLRLKAQHPDILLLYRMGDFYELFYDDAKKAAKLLDISLTKRGQSAGQPIPMAGVPYHAIENYLAKLVQLGESAAICEQVGDPATSKGPVERKVVRIVTPGTVTDEALLQERQDNLLAAIWHDHQGFGYATLDITSGRFRVCEMSDEDSIAAELQRTRPAELLYPETFEHMALIERCHGLRRRPMWEFELDTARQQLNLQFGTRDLIGFGVEKATLALRAAGCLLQYVKDTQRTTLPHIRSMTMERPQETVIMDAATRRNLELTQNLSGSTENTLASVLDQCVTPMGSRMLKRWLHAPTRNKDVLENRHQAISALQEIGYELRPFLRQVGDLERVLARLALRSARPRDLARMRHAFQQLPDIHQILTSSDAPYIQTLQQRVGHFDELQTLLEHAIVETPPVLVRDGGVIATGYNAELDEWRALADGASDYLDKLEIREREKLGIDTLKVGFNAVHGYYIQVSRGQSHLVPIHYVRRQTLKNAERYIIPELKEYEDKVLTSKGKALAIEKGLYEELFELLLPHLADLQTCAEALSELDVLANLAERAETLNYTRPILTDKAGIQITGGRHPVVEQVLSEPFISNPLTLSSQRRLLIITGPNMGGKSTYMRQTALITLMAYIGSFVPAEKAVIGPVDRIFTRVGASDDLASGRSTFMVEMTETANILHNATEHSLVLMDEIGRGTSTYDGLSLAWACAENLANRIKAMTLFATHYFELTTLPEKLEGVVNIHLDAVEHGDTIAFMHSVQEGAASKSYGLAVASLAGVPRDVIKRARQKLKELESLSNSATAGHVDTPQLTLLTEETSPAVEALEGLNPDTLTPRQALEWIYRLKDMV, encoded by the coding sequence ATGAAAGAATCTCCAGCAAAGGATATAGATAGCCATACTCCCATGATGCAGCAGTATCTGCGCCTGAAAGCGCAGCATCCAGATATTCTGCTGCTGTATAGAATGGGAGATTTTTACGAGTTGTTCTATGATGATGCCAAAAAGGCAGCGAAGTTACTGGATATCTCCCTGACCAAGCGCGGGCAATCGGCTGGTCAGCCTATTCCGATGGCTGGGGTTCCTTATCACGCAATCGAAAACTATCTGGCAAAACTGGTACAACTCGGTGAATCTGCGGCGATCTGCGAACAAGTTGGTGATCCTGCAACCAGTAAAGGCCCTGTTGAACGCAAAGTTGTGCGCATTGTCACACCTGGCACCGTCACTGATGAAGCTTTGCTGCAAGAACGTCAGGATAATCTGCTCGCCGCTATCTGGCATGATCATCAGGGATTTGGTTACGCGACGCTGGATATCACTTCTGGTCGCTTCCGCGTTTGCGAAATGTCCGACGAAGATAGCATTGCCGCAGAATTGCAACGTACCCGCCCTGCGGAACTGCTCTACCCTGAAACTTTTGAGCATATGGCACTGATTGAACGTTGTCATGGCCTGCGCCGGCGTCCAATGTGGGAATTTGAGCTGGATACAGCAAGACAACAACTTAATTTGCAATTTGGCACCCGTGACCTGATTGGCTTCGGTGTGGAAAAAGCGACGCTCGCCCTGCGTGCCGCGGGCTGTTTGCTACAATATGTCAAAGATACCCAACGCACCACTTTACCCCATATTCGCAGCATGACGATGGAGCGCCCGCAGGAAACGGTTATTATGGATGCCGCTACGCGCCGTAATCTGGAGCTGACACAAAATTTATCCGGTAGCACTGAAAATACGCTGGCGTCAGTACTTGATCAATGCGTGACACCGATGGGCAGCCGAATGCTGAAACGCTGGCTGCATGCACCAACCCGCAATAAAGACGTGCTGGAAAATCGCCACCAAGCCATTTCCGCATTACAGGAAATCGGTTATGAATTACGGCCATTTTTACGTCAGGTCGGTGACTTAGAGCGTGTGCTTGCCCGTCTTGCTCTCCGCTCCGCCCGTCCCCGTGATCTGGCCAGAATGCGCCATGCTTTCCAGCAACTGCCTGATATTCATCAGATCCTGACATCCTCGGATGCCCCCTATATCCAAACGCTACAGCAGCGTGTGGGACATTTTGATGAATTACAAACACTACTGGAGCATGCAATTGTCGAAACACCCCCTGTTCTGGTGCGTGACGGTGGTGTCATTGCCACGGGTTATAATGCTGAATTGGATGAGTGGCGGGCATTGGCTGACGGTGCCAGCGATTATCTGGATAAACTGGAGATCCGCGAACGCGAAAAACTTGGTATTGATACCCTGAAAGTGGGCTTTAATGCAGTGCACGGTTACTATATTCAGGTCAGCCGTGGACAAAGTCATTTAGTCCCTATCCATTACGTTCGTCGTCAAACGCTGAAAAACGCGGAACGCTATATCATTCCTGAATTAAAGGAATATGAAGACAAGGTGCTGACTTCCAAAGGTAAAGCACTTGCCATCGAAAAAGGCCTGTACGAAGAGTTGTTCGAGCTGTTGTTGCCTCATCTGGCCGATTTGCAAACCTGTGCCGAAGCGCTGTCAGAGCTGGATGTACTGGCAAACCTTGCTGAACGTGCTGAGACACTAAATTACACCCGCCCGATACTCACCGATAAAGCGGGTATTCAGATCACTGGCGGCCGGCATCCGGTTGTCGAACAAGTCTTAAGCGAGCCGTTTATTTCTAACCCATTGACGCTCTCATCACAGCGCCGTTTGTTGATTATTACAGGGCCGAATATGGGAGGTAAAAGTACCTATATGCGTCAGACGGCTTTGATTACGTTGATGGCTTATATTGGAAGCTTCGTTCCTGCCGAAAAAGCGGTTATCGGCCCTGTAGATCGTATCTTTACCCGTGTCGGAGCATCCGATGATTTGGCATCAGGACGCTCCACCTTTATGGTGGAAATGACCGAAACTGCCAATATTTTACATAACGCGACTGAACACAGCCTGGTTTTGATGGATGAGATCGGTCGTGGTACATCGACCTATGATGGTCTATCCCTGGCGTGGGCTTGTGCTGAAAATTTAGCTAATCGCATCAAAGCAATGACACTGTTCGCGACTCACTATTTTGAACTGACAACTCTGCCTGAGAAACTGGAAGGGGTTGTCAATATTCATCTTGATGCTGTCGAGCATGGCGATACTATTGCTTTCATGCACAGTGTACAAGAAGGCGCTGCAAGCAAGAGCTATGGACTGGCTGTTGCCTCGCTGGCTGGTGTTCCACGTGATGTCATTAAACGTGCTCGCCAAAAATTGAAGGAGCTGGAATCACTTTCCAATAGCGCGACAGCAGGTCATGTTGATACACCACAGTTAACTTTACTAACAGAAGAGACGTCTCCGGCAGTTGAAGCCTTGGAAGGCCTTAATCCAGATACCTTGACACCGCGTCAGGCATTGGAGTGGATTTATCGTCTAAAAGATATGGTTTAA
- a CDS encoding Fic family protein encodes MAIYQPPYNGRMGRLWQTLILSEWRPELAWLPVETLIHYQQQDYYHVLRECDRTSDCTLFIDFMLEKLAEALKESLDLQKQNSVVMSVEVPVQMSVENPQPLNATAQKILLVIAAHPATTITQLADELGVSRRTIERNIKILQDIGRLIRVGAKKGGYWRIG; translated from the coding sequence GTGGCTATTTACCAACCCCCTTACAATGGCCGTATGGGGCGTTTGTGGCAAACATTGATTTTGAGCGAATGGCGCCCTGAGTTAGCGTGGTTACCGGTTGAAACGTTAATTCATTATCAACAGCAGGATTATTATCATGTGCTTAGAGAGTGTGATCGTACCAGCGACTGTACGCTATTTATCGATTTTATGCTGGAAAAATTAGCCGAAGCACTTAAAGAAAGCCTGGATCTGCAAAAACAGAATTCTGTCGTAATGTCGGTAGAAGTGCCGGTACAAATGTCGGTGGAAAATCCACAACCACTGAATGCTACTGCGCAAAAAATCTTGTTGGTTATTGCTGCTCATCCGGCCACCACCATAACCCAATTGGCTGATGAATTGGGGGTAAGCCGGCGCACAATCGAGCGAAATATTAAAATATTACAGGATATTGGGCGTTTGATTCGTGTTGGGGCGAAGAAAGGAGGCTATTGGCGTATCGGGTAG
- a CDS encoding M24 family metallopeptidase, whose product MLGRRKEAIGVSGSLGQYGFPYTVNTSVNHVVCHGWASEKKLKNGDIVNVDVSVKKEGYYGDSSITFCVGDVPSHAKRLVNVTQECLYKAIKIVGYRLSLSILSW is encoded by the coding sequence GTGTTGGGGCGAAGAAAGGAGGCTATTGGCGTATCGGGTAGCTTAGGGCAATATGGTTTTCCTTATACGGTTAATACCTCAGTAAATCATGTTGTTTGTCATGGCTGGGCTTCGGAAAAGAAGCTGAAAAATGGGGATATCGTTAATGTGGATGTCTCCGTCAAAAAAGAGGGATATTACGGCGATAGCAGCATCACATTCTGTGTCGGGGATGTACCGTCCCATGCTAAACGTTTGGTTAATGTGACTCAAGAGTGCTTATATAAGGCAATTAAGATCGTCGGTTATCGGCTCAGTTTGAGCATACTATCTTGGTAA
- the miaE gene encoding tRNA isopentenyl-2-thiomethyl-A-37 hydroxylase MiaE — MKFDTNLLAPIYQFLQCETPDQWVEKARLPENLPILLRDHLLCELKAAQSAMFLIRKYAVDPESADALLAWFQPYEDFAYKKIGDIHSLKGKNQATKQITARAKSPYSQDLIDKMVLLIKEELHHFYQVLAIMDARGISYDNISASRYAKSLFQHITNHEPYTLIDKLIIGAYIEARSCERFAKLAPHLDEDLRKFYISLLRSEARHYQDYLTLAQSISKEDITERVNYFGQVEAELIQTSDHDFKFHSGVPII; from the coding sequence ATGAAGTTTGATACCAATCTGTTAGCTCCCATTTATCAATTTTTACAGTGCGAAACTCCTGATCAATGGGTAGAAAAAGCGCGGCTGCCTGAAAATTTGCCAATTTTATTGCGCGATCATTTGCTATGTGAATTGAAAGCAGCACAAAGTGCGATGTTCTTAATTCGCAAATATGCCGTTGATCCTGAGAGTGCTGACGCTCTGCTGGCCTGGTTTCAGCCCTATGAGGATTTTGCCTATAAAAAAATTGGCGATATCCATTCATTGAAAGGGAAAAATCAGGCCACCAAACAAATTACCGCGCGGGCAAAATCACCTTATAGTCAAGACCTCATCGATAAGATGGTGTTATTGATTAAGGAGGAGTTACATCATTTTTATCAAGTATTAGCGATCATGGATGCCAGAGGGATAAGCTATGACAATATCAGTGCCAGCCGCTATGCTAAATCCCTGTTTCAGCATATAACCAACCATGAACCTTATACATTGATCGATAAATTGATTATTGGTGCTTATATAGAAGCACGCTCATGCGAACGTTTCGCAAAACTCGCTCCTCATCTGGATGAGGATTTGAGGAAGTTTTATATTTCTCTGCTGCGTTCAGAAGCTCGCCATTACCAAGATTATTTGACGCTAGCTCAATCAATATCTAAAGAAGATATTACAGAGAGAGTGAATTATTTCGGTCAGGTTGAAGCGGAACTTATTCAAACTTCTGATCATGATTTTAAATTTCACAGTGGTGTTCCGATTATCTAA
- the rpoS gene encoding RNA polymerase sigma factor RpoS, with protein sequence MSQSTLKVNELYDDANLDENSMEADDFDEALLKDEDDITGLDEDVDLLQGVNQRVLDATQLYLGEIGFSPLLTAEEEVLFARRALRGDVAARQRMIESNLRLVVKISRRYSNRGLALLDLIEEGNLGLIRAVEKFDPERGFRFSTYATWWIRQTIERAIMNQTRTIRLPIHIVKELNVYLRTARELAHTLDHEPSIEEIAEKLDKPVEDVSRMMRLNERITSVDTPISGDSDKALLDILSDENDSGPETTIQDDDMKQSIVKWLFELNAKQREVLARRFGLLGYEAETLEDVGREIGLTRERVRQIQVEGLRRLRDILHTQGLNIESLFRT encoded by the coding sequence ATGAGCCAAAGTACGCTTAAAGTTAATGAGTTGTATGATGATGCGAATTTAGACGAAAATAGCATGGAAGCTGATGACTTTGATGAAGCGTTGCTGAAAGATGAGGATGATATAACTGGTCTTGATGAAGATGTGGATTTGTTGCAAGGAGTAAACCAAAGGGTACTTGATGCAACACAGCTTTATCTTGGAGAGATTGGTTTCTCACCTCTGCTGACAGCAGAGGAAGAGGTTCTTTTCGCCAGACGAGCACTGCGAGGGGATGTTGCTGCACGCCAACGTATGATTGAAAGTAACTTGCGATTGGTTGTAAAAATATCCCGCCGATATAGCAATCGTGGATTAGCACTGCTAGATCTGATTGAAGAAGGTAACCTTGGGCTTATTCGTGCAGTGGAAAAATTTGACCCTGAAAGAGGTTTTCGTTTTTCCACTTATGCGACATGGTGGATCCGTCAAACAATTGAACGAGCCATTATGAATCAAACTCGCACAATTCGCCTGCCTATTCATATAGTCAAAGAATTGAATGTCTATTTACGTACTGCAAGAGAACTGGCACATACATTGGATCATGAACCAAGTATTGAAGAGATTGCGGAAAAACTGGATAAGCCTGTTGAAGACGTAAGCCGTATGATGCGTCTGAACGAGCGCATTACTTCTGTCGATACACCAATTAGTGGTGATTCAGATAAAGCATTATTGGATATTTTGTCTGATGAAAATGATTCAGGGCCAGAAACAACTATTCAAGATGATGATATGAAACAGAGTATCGTGAAATGGTTGTTTGAACTGAACGCAAAACAACGCGAAGTTTTAGCCCGTCGTTTTGGTTTGCTTGGATACGAAGCAGAAACATTGGAAGATGTTGGGCGAGAAATTGGTTTAACAAGAGAGAGAGTTCGTCAAATTCAAGTTGAGGGATTGCGTCGTCTTAGAGATATATTGCATACCCAAGGTTTGAATATAGAATCATTATTCCGCACCTAA
- a CDS encoding carbon starvation CstA family protein, with translation MNNNKLLKHIPWMVLGIIGAFCLGVVALRRGEHVSALWIIVASVAVYLVAYRYYSLYIATKVMKLDATRATPAVINNDGLNYVPTNKNVLFGHHFAAIAGAGPLVGPVLAAQVGYLPGTLWLLAGVVLAGAVQDFIVLFISSRRNGASLGEIVKEEMGRVPGTIALFGCFLIMIIILAVLALIVVKALAESPWGVFTVCSTVPIALFMGIYMRYIRPGRVGEVSVIGILLLIAAIWFGGVVAADPYWGPALTFKDTTITYALIGYAFISALLPVWLILAPRDYLATFLKIGVIVGLAIGIVILNPELKMPAVTQYIDGTGPVWKGTLFPFLFITIACGAVSGFHALISSGTTPKLLANEKDARFIGYGAMLMESFVAIMALVAASIIEPGLYFAMNTPPAALGITMPDLHNLGTAEAPMIMASLKEVTSHAAATVSSWGFVISPDQILQTAKDIGEPSVLNRAGGAPTLAVGIAHVFHQIIPAADMGFWYHFGILFEALFILTALDAGTRSGRFMLQDLLGNFVPFLKKTDSLIAGIIGTAGCVGLWGYLLYQGVVDPLGGVKSLWPLFGISNQMLAAVALVLGTVVLIKMKRTRYIWVTVIPAVWLLICTTWALGLKLFSDNPRLEGFFFMAKEYKQRIAEGGAELTAGQISNMNHIVVNNYTNAGLSILFLIVVYSIIIYGIKAAIKASKNPERTDKETPYVPVPEGGVKVSSTH, from the coding sequence ATGAACAATAATAAACTGTTAAAACATATCCCCTGGATGGTATTGGGGATAATTGGCGCATTCTGTCTCGGAGTTGTTGCGCTACGTCGGGGAGAACATGTTAGCGCTTTGTGGATCATTGTTGCTTCCGTAGCCGTTTACTTGGTTGCTTATCGGTATTACAGCCTGTATATCGCCACGAAAGTGATGAAACTGGATGCCACGCGAGCAACTCCCGCTGTTATCAATAATGATGGTTTGAACTATGTTCCCACCAATAAAAATGTCCTGTTTGGCCACCATTTTGCCGCCATCGCGGGGGCTGGTCCGTTAGTCGGGCCAGTATTGGCGGCACAGGTCGGTTATCTGCCAGGAACATTGTGGTTGTTGGCAGGGGTTGTGCTGGCCGGAGCGGTGCAGGACTTTATCGTGCTGTTTATCTCCTCCCGCCGCAATGGGGCATCACTGGGTGAGATAGTCAAGGAAGAGATGGGACGCGTGCCAGGCACAATAGCGCTGTTTGGTTGCTTCTTGATCATGATCATCATTCTGGCAGTGCTGGCCTTAATCGTCGTGAAAGCATTGGCGGAAAGTCCGTGGGGCGTATTTACTGTTTGCTCAACAGTACCCATTGCGCTTTTCATGGGGATCTATATGCGTTATATCCGTCCAGGGCGTGTGGGTGAAGTCTCTGTGATTGGTATTCTCTTGCTGATTGCTGCCATTTGGTTTGGTGGTGTCGTCGCCGCCGATCCTTACTGGGGACCCGCGCTGACTTTCAAAGATACCACTATCACTTATGCGCTGATCGGATATGCCTTTATCTCTGCATTATTGCCTGTTTGGCTTATTTTGGCACCGCGTGACTATCTGGCAACTTTCCTGAAAATTGGGGTTATTGTTGGCCTTGCAATTGGGATTGTCATCCTGAACCCTGAACTGAAAATGCCAGCCGTCACACAATATATTGATGGTACAGGGCCAGTATGGAAAGGAACGCTGTTCCCATTCTTATTCATTACTATTGCTTGTGGTGCGGTGTCTGGTTTTCATGCCCTGATCTCTTCGGGGACAACACCTAAGCTATTGGCAAATGAAAAAGATGCACGTTTCATTGGTTATGGTGCGATGTTGATGGAATCGTTTGTGGCGATCATGGCATTGGTTGCGGCATCCATCATTGAGCCGGGCCTGTATTTTGCGATGAATACCCCTCCGGCAGCATTAGGTATTACCATGCCGGATCTGCATAATTTGGGTACTGCCGAAGCACCAATGATTATGGCTTCTTTGAAAGAAGTAACGAGTCATGCGGCAGCAACCGTAAGTTCTTGGGGCTTTGTTATTTCACCTGATCAAATTCTGCAAACGGCAAAAGACATTGGTGAGCCATCCGTCTTGAACCGCGCAGGAGGAGCACCAACCTTAGCAGTGGGTATTGCCCATGTGTTCCACCAAATCATCCCAGCAGCAGATATGGGCTTCTGGTATCACTTTGGTATTCTGTTTGAAGCTCTGTTCATTTTGACGGCGCTGGATGCAGGTACACGCTCTGGCCGTTTCATGTTGCAGGATCTTTTGGGTAACTTTGTTCCATTCCTGAAAAAAACGGATTCCCTGATTGCGGGTATCATTGGTACAGCCGGTTGTGTCGGTTTATGGGGTTATTTGCTGTATCAAGGCGTGGTTGATCCATTGGGTGGCGTTAAGAGCTTGTGGCCGTTATTTGGTATCTCCAACCAGATGTTGGCTGCCGTTGCATTGGTATTGGGCACAGTTGTCCTGATCAAGATGAAACGCACCCGATATATCTGGGTAACGGTTATTCCTGCGGTTTGGTTGTTGATTTGTACCACATGGGCGCTGGGGCTGAAATTATTCAGTGATAACCCACGGCTTGAAGGCTTCTTCTTTATGGCGAAAGAATACAAGCAGCGGATCGCCGAAGGCGGTGCAGAATTGACGGCCGGACAAATCAGTAACATGAATCACATTGTTGTGAACAACTACACCAATGCGGGCTTAAGCATTCTGTTCCTGATCGTGGTGTATAGCATCATCATTTATGGTATCAAAGCTGCGATTAAAGCAAGCAAAAATCCAGAGCGTACCGATAAGGAAACGCCTTATGTTCCGGTTCCTGAAGGTGGGGTGAAAGTCTCGTCTACGCACTGA
- a CDS encoding phosphoethanolamine transferase encodes MLYTPIGLNYGYPDINAVGSLIYTNRNETAEYISGLSVSTYLTAIAIFVLMIFSLKLNVTLTSKSKKWLFTLFFISAFWSPAKGYIKSGFEDSSELLNTSLPEVRFFSDAYQSYKQVMSENHRFAKIIKYRDDWQPVVKEEKYDTYIMVIGESVRKDFMSIYGFPNKNTPWLDNANATVLTNYISAAPSTQLSLTNSLAIREENEIQLNNSIISLAKKAEFETYWLSNQGMKGGFDSPVALIGQQADHYTFLKEGNSDDRSYMPDENLLPYIRKALVKNEQKKKLVVIHLMGSHPQPCVRTNDKYGTYFHSKNISCYLQSIHNTDNLLADIETIANKNQLHWTMLYFADHGLSLVNKNTDNENLTHDDSNKQNYQVPFIITGYDYAIKSTNKNIASKNIIDAHRSGLNLLSMLSTWLGIEEPRLVSKCAWFSNEKCPNQHTVISFNNEYKDFNHLNNDAINFD; translated from the coding sequence ATGCTTTATACCCCAATTGGTCTCAATTACGGTTATCCAGACATCAATGCGGTAGGATCATTAATCTATACAAATAGGAATGAAACAGCGGAATATATTAGTGGCCTTTCTGTATCAACGTATTTAACCGCTATAGCTATTTTTGTTCTGATGATATTTTCACTTAAGCTAAATGTCACCTTAACAAGCAAAAGTAAAAAGTGGTTGTTTACCCTGTTTTTTATTTCGGCTTTCTGGTCCCCAGCCAAAGGGTATATAAAATCGGGTTTTGAAGATAGCTCAGAACTTTTGAATACCAGTTTACCGGAAGTTCGCTTTTTCAGTGATGCTTATCAGAGCTACAAGCAAGTCATGTCAGAAAATCACCGATTTGCCAAGATTATTAAATATCGGGATGACTGGCAGCCAGTGGTGAAAGAAGAGAAATACGACACCTATATCATGGTGATTGGTGAGAGCGTCCGAAAAGATTTTATGAGTATCTATGGGTTCCCGAATAAAAATACCCCTTGGTTGGATAACGCGAATGCCACTGTGTTAACCAACTATATTTCGGCAGCACCATCAACACAATTATCGTTGACTAACTCTCTGGCGATCCGTGAAGAAAATGAAATTCAACTGAATAACAGTATTATTTCACTGGCAAAAAAAGCGGAATTTGAAACTTACTGGTTGTCTAATCAGGGAATGAAAGGAGGATTTGATTCTCCTGTAGCACTGATTGGGCAGCAGGCCGATCATTATACTTTTTTAAAAGAAGGCAATTCAGATGATCGCAGTTATATGCCGGATGAAAATTTATTGCCTTATATTCGCAAGGCATTAGTGAAGAATGAACAGAAGAAGAAACTGGTTGTTATTCACTTAATGGGTTCGCATCCACAACCTTGTGTCAGAACGAATGATAAATATGGCACCTATTTCCATTCCAAAAATATTTCATGTTATCTCCAGAGTATCCACAATACGGATAACCTGTTAGCTGACATTGAAACTATTGCCAATAAAAATCAATTACATTGGACAATGCTTTACTTTGCGGATCATGGTTTATCACTGGTAAATAAAAACACAGATAACGAGAATCTGACCCATGATGATAGTAATAAGCAGAATTATCAAGTTCCCTTTATTATTACTGGTTATGACTATGCCATTAAAAGTACCAACAAAAATATAGCCAGCAAAAATATCATAGATGCTCACCGCAGTGGTTTGAATCTGCTGTCTATGTTATCCACATGGTTGGGAATTGAAGAGCCTCGTTTGGTATCCAAATGTGCATGGTTTTCCAATGAAAAGTGTCCGAACCAACATACAGTGATTTCATTCAATAACGAATATAAAGATTTTAATCATTTGAATAATGATGCTATTAACTTCGATTGA